The Agarilytica rhodophyticola genome has a window encoding:
- the cysE gene encoding serine O-acetyltransferase, with protein sequence MQTGQKTAVFRQQDSIWQAICEEAKHQAEVEPALASFFHATVLNHNTLEDALSFHLANKLANPAISALQVREIIEESIRQSGDKTDCLSEAVRADIAAVYERDSACDSYLLPFLYFKGFHALQAYRVAHCLWQNKRESMAYFLQSHITVTFGVDIHPAAKIGKGIMLDHATGIVIGETAVIGDDVSIMQGVTLGGTGKEAGDRHPKIGKGCLISAGAKILGNITIGDGAKVGAGSVVLNSVPAHTTVVGVPAKAIGTPTSESPALEMNHEIQCDKSNNKG encoded by the coding sequence ATGCAAACAGGTCAAAAAACCGCTGTTTTCAGGCAACAAGACTCTATTTGGCAAGCGATATGCGAGGAAGCTAAGCATCAGGCAGAAGTTGAACCTGCCTTGGCTAGCTTTTTCCATGCTACCGTACTTAACCATAATACCTTAGAGGATGCGCTAAGTTTTCATCTAGCAAATAAATTGGCGAATCCGGCTATTTCGGCGCTGCAAGTTAGAGAAATTATTGAAGAATCGATAAGACAATCAGGTGATAAGACCGACTGCCTCAGTGAAGCGGTAAGAGCTGATATTGCCGCAGTATATGAACGCGACTCTGCCTGCGATTCTTATTTACTCCCCTTCTTATACTTCAAAGGCTTTCACGCGCTACAAGCCTATCGTGTTGCACACTGCCTTTGGCAAAATAAGCGGGAATCTATGGCTTATTTTCTGCAAAGCCATATTACTGTCACTTTTGGGGTGGATATCCACCCTGCGGCAAAAATTGGCAAAGGTATTATGCTTGATCACGCCACCGGAATTGTCATTGGAGAAACAGCAGTGATTGGCGACGATGTGTCGATCATGCAGGGAGTAACACTTGGCGGCACCGGCAAAGAAGCGGGTGATCGTCATCCGAAAATTGGCAAAGGTTGCTTAATTAGTGCAGGAGCAAAAATCTTGGGTAATATCACCATAGGTGATGGTGCTAAAGTAGGTGCCGGCAGTGTCGTCCTCAACTCAGTTCCCGCCCATACAACAGTGGTCGGTGTGCCAGCAAAAGCCATAGGTACACCTACTAGTGAATCACCAGCCCTAGAAATGAATCACGAAATACAGTGCGACAAGAGCAATAACAAAGGTTAA
- the efp gene encoding elongation factor P: MASYSTNEFRSGLKVLLDGDPCSIVENEFVKPGKGQAFNRVRLKNLKTGRTWERTFKSGESLEAADVMDVEMEYLYNDGEFWHFMEPDTFEQHQADKNAVSDSAKWLREQDKVVVTLYNGAPLAVLPPNHVELEIIETDPGLKGDTAQGGTKPATLSTGAVVKVPLFVSQGEVVRVDTRTGEYLGRASK, from the coding sequence ATGGCTAGCTATTCTACCAATGAATTTCGAAGTGGTTTAAAAGTTTTACTCGATGGGGACCCCTGTTCCATTGTTGAAAACGAATTTGTTAAACCGGGTAAAGGTCAAGCCTTTAACCGAGTGCGACTAAAAAATCTTAAAACGGGCCGAACCTGGGAGCGAACCTTTAAATCTGGTGAATCTCTTGAAGCTGCTGACGTTATGGATGTCGAAATGGAATATCTCTACAACGATGGTGAGTTTTGGCATTTCATGGAGCCAGATACATTTGAACAGCACCAAGCCGACAAGAATGCCGTTAGCGATAGTGCTAAGTGGTTGCGCGAGCAAGATAAAGTAGTGGTGACTCTATATAATGGTGCGCCTTTGGCGGTATTACCCCCTAATCACGTTGAGCTTGAAATTATTGAGACTGATCCCGGCTTGAAAGGTGACACTGCCCAGGGCGGAACCAAACCTGCGACCTTATCTACTGGAGCCGTTGTTAAAGTTCCACTGTTCGTCTCTCAAGGGGAAGTGGTGCGTGTAGACACGCGTACTGGAGAATATTTAGGTCGAGCGAGTAAATAA
- the epmA gene encoding EF-P lysine aminoacylase EpmA codes for MWQSLLDRDALIARAQLLSNIRKFFASRKIIEVDVPAIGASTVTDVHLCALDLDVNGSPYYLQTSPEFFMKRLLAGGSGSIYSLAKAFRNDEVSKRHNPEFTMLEWYHQGYTDKELIEEVIELIQCLKPGECVDRVSYGEIFERKVGIDPHYATAEQLEKVAAEQLNVHWQGDDKSTWLDLLFSHQVEPHLKKPTVVYDYPACQCALARVTENQQGVPVAKRFELFWCGLELANGYWELTDAEEQFKRFQQDVTSRKSLGRKEVKIDSKFMAALESGLPECAGVALGVDRLFMCLQGQQSIDQTIAFAFEHL; via the coding sequence ATGTGGCAGTCGTTACTAGACAGAGACGCCTTAATTGCGCGAGCTCAACTGTTATCTAATATTCGTAAATTTTTCGCTAGCAGGAAGATCATAGAAGTGGATGTTCCTGCAATAGGAGCTTCTACCGTAACGGATGTGCATCTTTGTGCGCTAGATTTAGATGTTAATGGCTCCCCCTATTATTTACAGACTTCTCCTGAGTTTTTTATGAAACGCTTATTGGCAGGTGGTTCTGGCTCAATTTATTCCTTGGCCAAGGCGTTTCGTAACGATGAAGTAAGTAAACGTCATAATCCAGAATTTACTATGTTGGAGTGGTATCACCAAGGCTATACGGATAAAGAACTGATCGAAGAAGTTATTGAGTTAATCCAATGTTTAAAACCGGGTGAATGTGTTGACAGGGTTTCCTATGGCGAGATATTTGAGCGAAAGGTAGGTATTGATCCTCATTACGCGACAGCGGAGCAACTTGAGAAAGTTGCGGCAGAGCAACTTAATGTCCATTGGCAAGGTGATGATAAGAGTACGTGGTTGGATTTATTATTTAGTCATCAAGTAGAGCCCCACTTAAAAAAACCTACAGTGGTATATGATTATCCTGCCTGCCAATGTGCTCTTGCCCGGGTCACTGAAAACCAGCAAGGCGTGCCTGTTGCAAAGAGGTTTGAACTATTCTGGTGTGGTTTGGAGCTGGCCAATGGTTATTGGGAATTAACGGATGCAGAAGAACAGTTTAAGCGATTTCAGCAGGATGTTACTTCAAGAAAAAGCCTTGGACGTAAAGAAGTAAAAATAGATTCTAAATTTATGGCGGCATTAGAATCGGGGTTGCCCGAATGTGCTGGGGTTGCTCTAGGGGTTGATCGATTATTTATGTGCCTTCAAGGGCAACAATCTATTGACCAGACAATTGCTTTTGCGTTTGAACACTTATAA
- the epmB gene encoding EF-P beta-lysylation protein EpmB, whose protein sequence is MIPRTIPTWQTKSWQEELSDLITQPEELFSLLNLPAELLPAAQKAHTLFPLRSTRAYVSRIQQNNPDDPLLKQILPLGEELIETPDFVDDPLEEEDFTPVPGLIHKYHGRVLLIAANQCAINCRYCFRRHFDYQQHALSRQQWQQALDYISNNKDVEEVILSGGDPLAVSDRQLSWLVAALAEIPHVERLRIHSRIPIVAPSRITEELLATLKDSGLLVSLVIHCNHPQEIDEEVAAALTALKNSGIILLNQSVVLKGVNDTSETLITLSKKLFQSGVLPYYLHLLDKVKGSSHFTVNEVDVLSLNRTLLANLPGYLVPKFVKEVPNAPSKVPII, encoded by the coding sequence ATGATACCTCGAACGATCCCTACATGGCAGACTAAAAGTTGGCAAGAAGAGCTTTCTGACCTAATAACTCAGCCAGAAGAGCTATTTTCACTACTGAATTTGCCTGCCGAGCTCTTACCTGCTGCACAAAAAGCACACACATTGTTTCCTCTGCGAAGCACCCGCGCGTATGTCAGCCGTATACAGCAAAATAATCCCGACGACCCCTTACTCAAGCAAATTCTGCCCCTTGGTGAAGAGTTAATTGAAACACCCGACTTTGTCGATGATCCTCTTGAAGAAGAGGACTTCACCCCTGTTCCTGGCCTGATACACAAATATCATGGACGTGTATTATTGATTGCGGCAAACCAGTGCGCGATTAACTGTCGCTATTGTTTTCGTCGTCACTTTGATTACCAACAGCACGCCTTATCACGTCAACAATGGCAACAGGCATTAGACTACATAAGCAACAACAAAGATGTTGAAGAGGTGATTCTTAGTGGCGGCGACCCTTTGGCAGTTTCTGACCGCCAACTTTCTTGGTTAGTAGCAGCACTCGCTGAAATTCCCCATGTAGAGCGCCTGCGCATTCACAGCCGTATCCCAATTGTTGCTCCTTCACGCATTACCGAAGAATTGTTGGCAACATTAAAAGACTCAGGTCTATTGGTAAGCCTTGTCATTCACTGTAATCATCCACAAGAGATTGACGAAGAGGTAGCAGCAGCCCTTACCGCCCTAAAGAATAGCGGCATCATTTTGCTTAACCAATCTGTTGTATTAAAAGGTGTCAATGATACCTCGGAAACCTTGATCACATTAAGCAAGAAGCTTTTTCAATCGGGAGTACTGCCTTACTATCTACATTTGTTAGACAAAGTTAAGGGATCATCACATTTCACAGTAAATGAGGTCGATGTCCTCTCGCTAAATCGCACGTTACTTGCTAATCTACCGGGGTATTTGGTGCCGAAATTTGTAAAAGAGGTACCAAATGCGCCATCTAAGGT